A stretch of Methanobrevibacter sp. YE315 DNA encodes these proteins:
- the hypB gene encoding hydrogenase nickel incorporation protein HypB, with product MHQIADVEVAKNIMDANKKLAHKNLHKLEDNGIFCVDFVGAIGSGKTTLVEEIIDNTDYKIGVLAGDVISKFDAGRIEKHNVPVVGLNTGKECHLDAHLVGHGLADLPLDDLDMVIIENVGNLICPVDFELGSHLRIVVVSVTEGDDTVEKHPIIFQTSDVVVINKVDLADAVGADADKMVCDAQKLNPNVKVIKSSLKEGIGLDEIIAAIEEAMNS from the coding sequence ATGCACCAAATAGCAGATGTAGAAGTAGCAAAAAACATTATGGACGCTAATAAAAAATTAGCTCACAAAAATTTACATAAATTAGAAGATAATGGGATATTCTGTGTTGATTTTGTCGGAGCAATCGGTTCTGGTAAAACAACTCTTGTAGAAGAAATTATTGATAATACTGATTATAAAATAGGCGTTTTAGCCGGGGATGTAATATCCAAATTTGATGCAGGACGTATTGAAAAGCATAATGTTCCTGTCGTCGGTTTGAATACAGGTAAAGAGTGCCACTTGGATGCACATTTAGTAGGTCATGGACTTGCAGATTTACCATTGGATGACTTGGACATGGTTATCATTGAAAACGTCGGTAACTTAATCTGTCCTGTTGACTTTGAACTCGGTTCACATTTAAGAATTGTTGTTGTAAGTGTTACTGAAGGTGATGATACTGTAGAAAAACACCCAATCATTTTCCAAACTTCCGATGTGGTTGTAATCAACAAGGTGGACCTTGCAGATGCAGTAGGTGCAGATGCTGATAAAATGGTCTGTGATGCTCAAAAATTAAATCCAAATGTGAAAGTTATTAAATCAAGCTTAAAAGAAGGAATAGGCTTAGATGAAATCATTGCAGCTATTGAAGAAGCTATGAACAGTTAA
- a CDS encoding DUF354 domain-containing protein: MKVWIDISNAPHVRFFKDVIKYLEAEGEDVIVTARQFGDIHKLMEMYDIDFISVGKHGVSLYDKLKESTSRVYNLVDVIHDEKVDVALSKHSIELPRISFGLGIPSLYVLDNEHALAANKLTLPLCDRIITPKIIDMWKLMKFGADPNTIISYDGTSELMHFKSFKYNDNVFDDLNLNLKHRKTILMRPEPSLASYLDADCRKSVLSPIVDELKNVANILILPRFKEQSEIFEGIDNVSILKPPVDTSSLIKKCDLVIGAGGTMNREAAILQTPVISCYPGETLSVDQYYINKGLMFRSIDTDEVINKALDFIVNPHEKIDVETDDLFQVIIDNLYDLAKNGK, from the coding sequence ATGAAAGTATGGATAGATATTTCAAATGCACCTCATGTTAGGTTCTTTAAGGATGTAATTAAATACTTGGAGGCTGAAGGTGAGGATGTAATTGTTACAGCAAGGCAATTTGGTGATATCCATAAATTAATGGAAATGTATGATATAGACTTCATATCTGTCGGAAAACATGGTGTAAGTCTTTATGATAAGTTGAAGGAAAGCACTTCAAGAGTTTATAATCTTGTCGATGTTATACATGATGAAAAGGTGGATGTTGCCCTTAGCAAGCATTCTATAGAGCTTCCTAGAATCTCATTCGGTTTAGGAATTCCTAGTTTGTACGTTTTAGACAACGAACATGCCCTTGCGGCCAACAAGTTAACATTGCCTTTATGTGACAGAATAATTACTCCAAAAATCATTGACATGTGGAAACTAATGAAATTCGGTGCAGACCCAAACACTATCATTTCTTATGACGGAACCTCCGAATTAATGCATTTTAAAAGTTTCAAATACAATGATAATGTATTTGATGATTTAAATCTTAATTTAAAACATCGTAAAACAATTCTAATGAGGCCTGAACCTTCACTTGCATCATATCTTGATGCGGATTGCAGAAAATCAGTCTTATCTCCTATTGTTGATGAGTTGAAGAATGTGGCGAATATCTTGATTTTGCCAAGATTTAAAGAACAATCCGAAATTTTTGAAGGAATAGATAACGTTTCAATCTTAAAACCTCCGGTCGATACTTCAAGCTTAATCAAAAAATGCGATTTGGTCATTGGAGCCGGTGGAACAATGAATAGGGAAGCCGCAATATTGCAAACCCCTGTAATTTCATGTTATCCTGGTGAAACTTTATCTGTTGATCAGTACTATATCAACAAGGGTTTGATGTTCAGGTCAATTGATACTGATGAGGTTATCAATAAGGCATTGGATTTTATTGTTAATCCTCATGAGAAAATCGATGTTGAAACTGATGACTTGTTCCAGGTAATTATTGATAATTTATATGATTTGGCAAAAAATGGTAAATAG
- a CDS encoding DUF1894 domain-containing protein — translation MSFCLDTYLQQSDNYEIHAARAGFKDCAMIIRYKAEDIVYIKPGDEVLGVRVIGIPPIPIGFDHEKGTVFLPYTKPCHGTSVVELPIDEEEVEKIRKLDTGNKK, via the coding sequence ATGTCATTCTGTTTAGATACATATCTTCAACAATCCGATAACTATGAAATTCATGCGGCAAGAGCAGGTTTTAAAGACTGTGCAATGATTATCAGGTATAAAGCTGAGGATATAGTTTACATCAAGCCTGGTGATGAAGTTTTGGGCGTTAGAGTTATTGGTATCCCACCAATTCCAATTGGATTTGACCATGAAAAAGGAACTGTTTTTCTACCTTATACTAAACCTTGCCATGGTACTTCTGTAGTTGAACTTCCAATTGATGAAGAAGAAGTTGAAAAAATAAGGAAGCTAGATACCGGTAATAAAAAATGA
- a CDS encoding putative quinol monooxygenase — protein MIIVLAKAIPNDESAKEKVIDFAQDLITKSKLEDGNVDYNLFANTGDGSLMFVEQWESKEILGKHLQTEHFLNFGKNIDGLLAADLEINVFDADATDL, from the coding sequence ATGATAATTGTTTTAGCAAAAGCTATTCCAAATGATGAATCTGCAAAAGAAAAGGTCATTGATTTTGCACAAGATTTAATCACTAAATCTAAATTAGAAGATGGGAATGTAGATTATAATTTATTTGCAAACACTGGTGACGGTTCATTGATGTTTGTAGAACAATGGGAATCCAAGGAAATTTTAGGAAAACATTTACAAACTGAACATTTCCTTAATTTCGGTAAAAACATTGATGGATTACTTGCTGCAGATCTTGAAATAAACGTTTTTGATGCAGACGCTACTGATTTATAA
- the npdG gene encoding NADPH-dependent F420 reductase, whose product MKVSVIGGTGPQGLGIAERLAIAGVEVIVGSRKEEKALDVVAKAKEELADYDLNMVGMANEDAAKAGDVLILTVPLAAQKPTVEGIKEFCTDKIVMDATVPLETAIGGKPFRFVDLMEGSAAERTAKILEGTGAKVICAFCNISNSHLSNIPEEIDCDCLIAGDDKEAKEIAAEIIDKIPGIKTIDCGILEKARIIEKITPLLIGLNIKYKSHYGGLRITGIKF is encoded by the coding sequence ATGAAGGTTAGTGTTATCGGCGGAACAGGTCCACAAGGACTTGGAATCGCAGAAAGATTGGCTATTGCTGGTGTTGAAGTAATTGTTGGTTCCAGAAAAGAAGAAAAAGCATTGGATGTTGTTGCAAAAGCTAAAGAAGAATTAGCAGACTATGATTTAAATATGGTTGGAATGGCAAACGAAGATGCTGCAAAAGCAGGAGATGTATTAATCCTCACAGTACCTTTAGCCGCTCAAAAACCTACTGTTGAAGGAATCAAAGAATTCTGTACAGACAAAATAGTCATGGATGCAACAGTACCATTAGAAACCGCAATTGGCGGAAAACCATTCAGATTCGTTGACCTAATGGAAGGATCAGCTGCTGAAAGAACCGCTAAGATTCTTGAAGGTACTGGTGCAAAAGTAATCTGCGCATTCTGTAACATTTCAAACTCACACCTCTCAAACATCCCGGAAGAAATCGACTGTGACTGTTTGATTGCAGGTGATGACAAGGAAGCAAAAGAAATCGCAGCAGAAATAATTGACAAGATTCCTGGAATTAAGACAATCGACTGTGGAATACTTGAAAAAGCAAGAATAATCGAGAAAATCACTCCATTATTAATTGGATTAAACATTAAATACAAATCCCATTATGGTGGTTTAAGAATTACTGGAATTAAATTTTAA
- a CDS encoding methionine synthase has product MKSTVVGSFPAEESSPSNFKDKLLKAFGSYDPFKDAIKASVIAQLDAGVDIISDGQVRGDMVSIFTKYIPGMKIEDGNTFIVGKIRNPTQEISIKDLQYAKKVMREYYGGQIPEGCGVKGIITGPNTIVHSSRIQAFYKNKEDAIIDLAHSLKFEVDAIAKKVEPVYIQVDEPFLSTGMVDMKTAREAIGILKDGLEVPLAMHVCGLLNDAFKDLTTFDIDILDMEFAGNNVNLGVLEQNASLLKNKKVGFGCVDSSVNEVDNVEDVENLVKKAIDIVGKDNLLLDPDCGLRRAPKDVAFEKLRLMNEIRDKYN; this is encoded by the coding sequence ATGAAATCAACTGTTGTAGGTAGTTTTCCGGCTGAGGAAAGCTCACCATCTAATTTTAAGGATAAGCTGTTAAAGGCTTTTGGTTCATATGATCCGTTCAAAGATGCAATTAAGGCTAGTGTCATTGCTCAACTTGATGCAGGAGTGGATATAATCTCAGATGGTCAAGTTAGAGGTGACATGGTTTCTATTTTTACAAAATACATTCCTGGAATGAAGATTGAGGATGGAAATACATTCATTGTCGGAAAAATCAGAAATCCAACCCAGGAAATTTCCATTAAAGACTTGCAGTATGCCAAAAAGGTGATGAGGGAGTATTATGGAGGTCAAATTCCGGAAGGCTGCGGAGTGAAAGGAATCATTACAGGCCCTAATACAATTGTTCATTCATCCAGAATTCAGGCTTTTTATAAAAACAAGGAAGATGCAATCATTGATTTGGCACATTCATTGAAATTTGAAGTTGATGCAATAGCCAAAAAAGTAGAACCCGTCTATATACAGGTTGATGAACCTTTCTTGTCTACAGGGATGGTTGATATGAAAACTGCCCGTGAAGCTATCGGCATTCTTAAAGATGGACTTGAAGTTCCTTTGGCGATGCATGTATGTGGTCTTTTGAATGATGCATTTAAGGATTTGACCACATTTGATATTGACATTTTAGATATGGAGTTTGCGGGAAACAACGTTAATCTCGGTGTTCTTGAGCAGAATGCTTCATTGCTTAAAAATAAGAAAGTAGGTTTTGGCTGTGTTGATTCATCCGTCAATGAAGTCGATAATGTTGAAGATGTTGAAAACTTAGTCAAAAAAGCTATTGATATTGTTGGCAAGGATAATTTACTTTTGGATCCTGATTGCGGATTGAGAAGAGCTCCGAAAGATGTTGCATTTGAAAAGTTAAGATTGATGAATGAAATTAGGGACAAATATAATTAA
- the hypA gene encoding hydrogenase maturation nickel metallochaperone HypA — MHELSMAQGIINAVLDTAEANNATEVNEVTVEVGRLAMINPEQLQFILGVLIENTIMEDAEINFEEIPAEIKCYDCDFNGEAILDDKDHYAPMVKCPKCDSLNVETLNGKDIVVKNIVIEKPDDA; from the coding sequence ATGCACGAATTATCTATGGCTCAGGGTATTATTAATGCAGTACTAGATACTGCTGAAGCAAATAATGCAACTGAGGTTAATGAAGTAACTGTTGAAGTCGGTAGGTTAGCCATGATTAATCCCGAACAATTACAGTTCATATTAGGAGTATTGATTGAAAATACTATAATGGAAGATGCAGAAATTAATTTTGAAGAAATTCCTGCTGAAATCAAATGCTATGATTGTGACTTTAACGGTGAAGCTATTCTTGATGATAAAGACCATTACGCACCGATGGTTAAATGTCCAAAGTGCGATAGTCTCAATGTAGAAACCTTAAACGGTAAAGACATTGTTGTTAAAAATATTGTTATAGAAAAACCTGATGATGCTTAA
- a CDS encoding DUF1890 domain-containing protein codes for MKALILLGCPETPAQTPMAVYVYNKLNKMGYDTAIAANPAASKLVKISDPEGFYNLNLMDLERTLGDINEGDYDLLVGFVHKDAAASFFVTFEQILQTKSLALVFSRDADEVAEFVSMIEESGSNAKIVSVRAFHNPSPIKVKFDKAIKEFE; via the coding sequence ATGAAAGCTTTAATATTGCTTGGATGTCCTGAAACTCCAGCTCAGACTCCAATGGCTGTTTATGTGTATAATAAATTAAATAAAATGGGTTATGATACTGCAATCGCTGCAAATCCTGCAGCTTCTAAATTAGTAAAGATATCTGATCCTGAAGGTTTTTATAATCTTAATTTAATGGATTTGGAAAGAACTTTAGGAGATATCAATGAAGGAGATTATGATTTATTGGTTGGTTTTGTCCATAAGGATGCGGCAGCATCATTTTTCGTAACCTTTGAACAGATTCTTCAAACCAAATCTCTTGCACTTGTTTTCTCAAGAGATGCGGATGAAGTGGCTGAATTTGTAAGCATGATTGAAGAAAGCGGAAGCAATGCCAAAATTGTTTCTGTAAGAGCTTTCCATAATCCTTCTCCAATTAAAGTTAAATTTGATAAAGCTATAAAGGAGTTTGAATAA
- a CDS encoding NAD(P)-dependent alcohol dehydrogenase produces the protein MATFKGFAMKKIGETGWVEKEVPECGPMDAIIKPTCVSPCTSDIHTVWEGAIGERTDMILGHEAVGEVVEVGSLVTKFKPGDRVIVPAITPDWDDEAAQRGFPSQTTEPLGGWKFSNFKDGVFGERFHVNMADANLTFIPDGLSDEGAVMLTDMWSTGMMGSENADIPLGGSVLVIGIGAVGLSAIAGAKCLGAGRLFAAGTRPVSVEVAKKYGATDIINYREGPIDEQVRELTDGAGVDSVVIAGGNLENTWAEAIKSAKAGGTVSNVNYLSGADNVLIPRVEWGCGMSNINIKNGLCPGGAVRMERLADLALAGRQDPELLVTHKFKGLEKIEDALYLMKEKPKDLIKPVVMLDLD, from the coding sequence ATGGCAACTTTTAAAGGATTTGCAATGAAGAAAATAGGAGAAACCGGCTGGGTCGAAAAAGAAGTTCCTGAATGTGGACCAATGGATGCAATTATTAAACCTACTTGTGTATCCCCATGTACTTCCGATATTCACACAGTATGGGAAGGCGCAATCGGTGAAAGAACTGATATGATTTTAGGACACGAAGCAGTTGGTGAAGTTGTTGAAGTAGGTAGTTTAGTTACCAAATTTAAACCTGGGGACCGTGTAATCGTTCCAGCTATTACTCCTGACTGGGATGATGAAGCAGCACAAAGAGGATTCCCTTCACAAACAACCGAACCTCTTGGTGGTTGGAAATTCTCCAACTTCAAAGATGGTGTATTCGGTGAAAGATTCCACGTAAACATGGCAGATGCAAACCTAACATTCATACCAGACGGATTATCCGATGAAGGTGCAGTAATGTTAACCGACATGTGGTCAACCGGTATGATGGGATCAGAAAACGCTGACATTCCATTAGGTGGATCAGTACTTGTTATCGGTATTGGTGCAGTAGGTCTTTCAGCTATTGCTGGTGCAAAATGTTTAGGTGCAGGTAGATTATTCGCAGCAGGTACCCGTCCAGTTTCCGTCGAAGTAGCTAAAAAATACGGTGCAACCGACATCATTAACTACAGAGAAGGACCAATCGACGAACAAGTAAGAGAACTTACCGACGGCGCAGGTGTTGACTCCGTAGTTATCGCAGGTGGTAACTTAGAAAACACATGGGCTGAAGCAATCAAATCTGCAAAAGCAGGAGGAACCGTATCCAACGTAAACTACTTAAGTGGTGCTGACAACGTATTAATCCCACGTGTAGAATGGGGTTGCGGTATGTCTAACATCAACATTAAAAACGGATTATGTCCTGGTGGAGCAGTAAGGATGGAAAGACTTGCTGACTTAGCATTAGCAGGTAGACAAGACCCTGAATTATTAGTTACCCACAAATTCAAAGGCCTTGAAAAAATCGAAGATGCTCTTTACTTAATGAAAGAAAAACCTAAAGACTTAATCAAACCTGTAGTAATGTTAGATCTCGACTAA